The segment GGCGGTGTTCCGTGGCAACGACGTAAACAATACCTGATCCCGGGGGGTGGTTCGCCACCGGATTGATCAGCGGTTCGGGCCGTGGTGCACCCCCTAGGGTTGGGTCGTACCCCACAGCATCCGAGCAAGGAGCCACGAGTCATGGCCGACTCCAGTTTCGACATCGTGTCCAAGGTCGAGCGGCAGGAGGTCGACAACGCCCTCAACCAGGCCGTGAAGGAGATCTCCCAGCGTTACGACTTCAAGGGAACCAACGCCTCGATCTCGTGGTCGGGCGAGAAGATCCTCATGCAGGCGAACGGCGAGGAGCGCGTCCTGGCGATCCTCGACATCTTCCAGACCAAGCTGATCAAGCGGGGGATCTCGCTGAAGTCGCTGGACGTCGAGGGTGACCCGCAGCTGTCCGGCAAGGAGTACAAGCTCTTCGCGTCGGTCACCGAGGGCATCTCCCAGGAGAACGCCAAGAAGGTCGCGAAGGCCATCCGCGACGAGGGCCCCAAGGGCGTCAAGGCACAGGTCCAGGGCGATGAGCTGCGGGTCAGCTCGAAGAGCCGGGACGACCTGCAGGCCGTGCAGGCGCTGCTCAAGGGCAAGGACTTCGACTTCGCGATCCAGTTCGT is part of the Streptomyces sp. NBC_00250 genome and harbors:
- a CDS encoding YajQ family cyclic di-GMP-binding protein; protein product: MADSSFDIVSKVERQEVDNALNQAVKEISQRYDFKGTNASISWSGEKILMQANGEERVLAILDIFQTKLIKRGISLKSLDVEGDPQLSGKEYKLFASVTEGISQENAKKVAKAIRDEGPKGVKAQVQGDELRVSSKSRDDLQAVQALLKGKDFDFAIQFVNYR